From a single Desulfoplanes formicivorans genomic region:
- the amrS gene encoding AmmeMemoRadiSam system radical SAM enzyme, giving the protein MQEAVLYEQYNADTIRCGLCAHRCVIRNRHRGLCGVRENRDGKLVSLVYGTIIAEHVDPVEKKPLFHYLPGSTTFSIGTVGCNFHCTHCQNADISQFPQEHGGSIVGQKRTPQEIVDQARAHGCASIAYTYNEPTVFMEFAHDTAKQAAQHGIGNIFVSNGYMTREAAEYIAPYLDAINIDIKGFSQSFYKDVCKASLEPVLDTVRTMHEAGVWVEVTTLIIPGHNDSDQELERIADFIVSVDPHIPWHVTRFHPTYLMTDVPPTPITTLRKARQIGLSRGLAHVYEGNIPGTGDENTYCPDCGALCVERYGFGIRTNELVHGRCPQCHARLHGIFV; this is encoded by the coding sequence ATGCAGGAAGCCGTGCTCTATGAACAGTACAACGCCGACACGATCCGTTGTGGTCTCTGTGCCCACCGATGCGTTATCCGAAACAGGCATCGGGGGTTGTGCGGAGTCCGGGAAAACCGGGACGGCAAACTCGTTTCCCTGGTTTACGGAACAATCATTGCCGAACATGTTGATCCTGTTGAAAAAAAACCTCTTTTCCACTACCTTCCCGGCTCCACGACCTTTTCCATTGGAACCGTGGGATGCAATTTCCACTGTACCCATTGTCAAAATGCGGATATTTCCCAATTTCCCCAGGAACATGGCGGGTCCATCGTGGGACAGAAGCGCACCCCCCAGGAGATCGTAGACCAGGCTCGGGCCCATGGATGTGCATCCATAGCCTACACCTACAACGAACCAACCGTGTTCATGGAATTTGCCCACGACACGGCCAAACAGGCTGCCCAACACGGCATCGGCAATATTTTTGTGAGCAATGGGTACATGACCCGCGAGGCAGCCGAATATATTGCCCCGTATCTTGATGCCATCAACATCGACATCAAGGGATTTTCGCAATCTTTTTACAAAGACGTGTGCAAAGCCAGCCTTGAACCGGTTCTGGATACGGTCAGAACCATGCATGAAGCTGGTGTCTGGGTGGAAGTGACCACGTTAATCATTCCCGGGCATAACGACAGCGACCAGGAACTGGAACGCATTGCGGATTTCATTGTTTCCGTGGACCCTCATATTCCCTGGCATGTGACCCGGTTTCATCCGACCTATCTGATGACCGATGTTCCTCCAACACCCATCACGACCCTTCGCAAAGCACGGCAAATCGGCCTTTCCAGGGGGCTTGCCCATGTTTATGAAGGCAATATTCCAGGTACCGGGGATGAAAACACGTACTGCCCGGATTGCGGGGCCTTGTGTGTGGAACGTTACGGTTTCGGGATCAGGACCAATGAGCTT